Below is a genomic region from Ursus arctos isolate Adak ecotype North America unplaced genomic scaffold, UrsArc2.0 scaffold_32, whole genome shotgun sequence.
AGAAATTCCCCAGGATGGTAGTAGGGCTAAGTCCCAGGACAAGAGCTCCACGGGTCTACAGAGTCACCAGAACAGATTGGAGACCCCAGAGAGGATGCCTCCAGAAACACCTAGAACTGAAAGACCACCTGGTGTGTTCAACCAGGTTGGACAGTGGGGGGCTGAATTGCTAATAGGTACGGTACAgaaggaagtctttttttttttttaataatgcaatTACCTATTTCCGGAAAAGTGAAACAGTTGTCCAATAAGGTAAATGGAATCACAACACACTTCAAGGCTCAGTTTTGAATGTTTGCAAGATCGTAATCATCAAGCACTGAACACCGAACAATGATAACAAAATATTTGGACTAGtactgggaggaagggggaggacaAATGTGTGTGATGGGGTAAATCAAAAGGCATCAAATCTTCATCTCCCGCAGCAGCTGGGCAacagatagagctttaaaaactaGAAAGTGAATTAgatgtgttatttaaaaacatggaGGCAGATGACAATAGTGCCAAATCAAATGTGTAAAAGTGATTGTGTTTAGAAGTAAGAATTGAGACTGGGGAAGGGTAAAGCAGGAGACTGATCTCTTTTTACCTATAAGCATACTATAAGGCAGGtattggacttttaaaaataatacaagtatcaaaaaaattaaaataaaaacaatacaactatcaatatgatagaaataaaaatgattggaaaaaggacaaagaaaaaaaatccaactgcaCACCAGTCCATAAAGCAATGATGGCTGATGCGAAGTTGGGAGCTCTTACCAAGGACCAGAGTGAGGAGAACTGGAATAGAAAGGCCAGTGGGGCTCTGAGTGCAACTGAGCTCCCTAAAGGACTAAACTCGGAAGTGCAGAAGGTCTGAGACCACACCTGGGGGTGTAAGGAGGAGCCCGGGAAGGGAGGGGTGGTCccaggggggttggggggtgggaatCCCTGCCAAGGAGGCTAAGTGAGTTGTGAACAAGGTAACAAAAGGGCTCACGATGTCAAATGCTGCTTTGAGGTCCAGGGGACTTAATATAAAAGCTGACTATTGCGCCCTGTGAGCTCACACAGCCCCGGGTGATCCTCCGGAGAGGATTTCCCAAAGGCAGTGGGAACAGAAGCCACGCCAGCAGGACAGGTGAGCAAGCTTACGGAGGCCGTGGAGGCTCTTGCGTGCAGCCCACACCTACCTGCGgctcctttgtctcttgttctcTGGGAGGCAGAAGCTTCAGTGACCAGATAGAAGGCATGCAATCCTGGGGACCTACTTCTACTAAAGAAAtggttgtttatctgaaattcacatttaactctGTGAGTCCTGCATCCTTGAATGTGGACCCAGCAACCTCAAGAGGCTTGGAGGTATCTCAGTTTTGTGCATTGATACGTTGCCGCTGGCCACTCCCATCACCACCCTACCAACCAAGGCGGGACACAAGGCACCGTCACCCAAAGTGGTGAGGTCCAGGGGGCGGACGCAGGAGACcccaaggcaggaaacagcaggaTTTCTCGATGAGGTACCTTCCAGTCAAAACCACCTCAAGTCTTTTCTATAAACAGGGTTGGTTGAGTTAATGTCTCCATTAGCCCAAGAGGCAAATCTAGCCCCACAAAAAGCACTCAAATGAAGCACTCACGGCGCTTCTCGGAGCCTGTTCTCttgcagggaaactgaggccgcaCCTACAGGGCGGGAACAGTGCGAGTTTCCATGTCCTTCTTGGGTGATTGTTGATCACAAGCacgtattacttttataatcactAAACAGCAACAGACATTTCCATATTGAAAATAAAACGAGgccacagtagagcagatcatcGGTGAGGCCCCCTCCAAAGCTAAGACTGCAATTCTAAGTAATTGCGTGTTCTTTATTTGCATGTCATTTTAGGAGCGTTCAGTGATACTGCCTAGTCGTggtggggggttttttgttttttagaggggGTGGtgtttgggagattttttattttattttattttttatttttgccttttcttcccccaaGGACTCTGAACCCAGCCACTCACTACTGGTGCCTCCTGGCCCTGACTGTTGAACACACAATCTTCCCACTGCCCCCACTCCCAGAGGTCACTTGGCTTGCCTGGCTGGGCCCAAGCCTCTGAGCTCATTCCTGACCGGGAAGACTCCCCAGATGACCTGTACTGAAGCCAAGGAAAAAGCCTGGATCTTGGCTTGGTGAAAGCCCAAGGACGTAAGACTCCTGGGCCCCATCGGAGCAGACCTGGGATGCTACAAACCCCGTGGCTTCACAAATCCTGAAAGGGGGAGCAGCGTCCCCACACCCAGGGACAACTGCCAGAGACAACTGTCTCTTTCCTAGTACTCCAGTCTCCCTCCCCAGTTAGAGCGCCCCACTGATGGGTCGCAGGGGAGGATGGAAAGTGCCCACCTATACGCAGCATTCGTGGACTCCTAGAAGGGTGAGGGCCTGCTTCTGGGTCACCCAAACCGGAGCAGAGCACTAGTCCCACCTCCTACTAGccctttgaccttgggcaagtcacttaactgagCCTGggctgttctgaggattaaatgagataatgaatgcaAAACCCCAGGGCTTTTGGGAGCAAGACTGGAGTTCACAAACAGGAGTTTTATCTATTTAATCCTCAGTGGGCCCAGAGGCAGCCCTTTGCCCAGCTGCAATTCCCACAGACCCAGGACTGCACCGATCGTTCCCCCCACCCTCAAAAAGTACCCTCCGTGCTTCGGGCCAGGCGAGGGGCTCTACCAGGTGCAGGAGCAGTCTCCCAGCTCAGGAGCAGCGGCCTGGCCCATGACCTTGGAAGAACCGAGGAGAAAGCTTCACCAAATGACAGTACTTTTCCACTGCACGGCTCGGCCACCTCAGCTGGCTTTCTGCTGTGCAGACAGGAGGCAAAGTGCGCCAGGCCAGCCCCATCAGGAACCCACCCAAAAGCACTCTCAGAGATGGGGGTAGGGACACGGAGTGACTGACGGGCAGCAGGAAacctggagagaggagggggatccCGAATGCGCCAAGGGGAACGTGGAGACCACCAGGGAGGTCAGAAGAATGCTCATTTAGCAAAGCCCTCCGGTACATTCCAAAAGATTCCTACTCCTTAactgcccctccagccccacccctccaATAAGAATGATTAAACCCGTTCCACCGCGCCTGTGCCGGGTCCCGGGCGAAGAGCAGCGCGAGCCGGCGCGGGGGAGGAGAGATAGGAGGGCGAGGGGAGGGGACAAGAGAGCTAGCGGTCCCGCCCGGTGATGTAGGCAGCCCGGGGAGGTGGAGCCGCGACGCCTGAAGGAGTCCCCACCGCAATCGCGCTCTCGGTCTACCCCTCCGAGCGGCCAGCCGCCAGCCCCAGCTCCGGCGACCTCCCTGCCGCCGCAATTTGGGCGGCGGGGACTGCGGGATCTCCCCTGTTCGGGCCTGGGGGGGCCTCCACCACgcgcagccccctcccctccccgcttcCCGGACGGCGGGAACTACTCCCAGGGGAAGCTGTTCCCGGACGCTCGGCCGCCGCCCGGGCATCTCGGCTGCCAGCCCGGCCGGGCACCGGGCATCTCCGGGCACCGACTGGCTCCGGCGCCGCCCAGCTGCTCGCGACCCCGGGGCCGCGGGCTTCTGctcgccctcccctcccccggccgccGGGCAGGACGCCCGTGAGCTCCCGGTGCCCCCAGCCCCTTTGGCCGCCGCCGCGATGCTGCCCTGGAGACGCAACAAATTCGTGCTGGTGGAGGACGAGGCCAAGTGCAAGGCGAAGAGCCTGAGTCCGGGACTCGCCTACACGTCGCTACTCTCCAGCTTCCTGCGCTCCTGCCCGGACCTGCTGCCCGACTGGCCGCTGGAGCGCCTGGGCCGCGTGTTCCGCAGCCGGCGCCAGAAAGTGGAGCTCAACAAGGAGGACCCTACTTACACCGTGTGGTACCTGGGCAACGCCGTCACCCTGCACGCCAAGGGCGACGGCTGCACCGACGACGCCGTGGGCAAGATCTGGGCGCGCTGCGGGCCGGGCGGGGGCACCAAGATGAAGCTGACGCTGGGGCCGCACGGCATCCGCATGCAGCCGTGCGAGCGCGGCACCTCGGGGGGCTCGGGGGGCTCGGGGGGACGCCGGCCGGCGCACGCCTACCTACTGCCGCGCATCACCTACTGCACCGCGGACGGGCGCCACCCGCGCGTCTTCGCCTGGGTCTACCGCCACCAGGCGCGCCACAAGGCCGTGGTGCTGCGCTGCCACGCCGTGCTGCTGGCGCGGGCGCACAAGGCGCGCGCCCTGGCCCGCCTGCTCCGCCAGACCGCGCTGGCGGCCTTCAGCGACTTCAAGCGCCTGCAGCGCCAGAGCGACGCGCGCCACGTGCGCCAGCAGCACCTCCGCGCCGGGGGCGCCGCCGCCTCGGTGCCCCGCGCCCCGCTGCGCCGGCTGCTCAACGCCAAGTGCGCCTACCGGCCGCCGCCCGCCGAGCGCGGCCGCGGGGCGCCGCGCCTCAGCAGCATccaggaggaggacgaggaggaggacgCAGACGCGGAGGAGCGCGAGCGGCCCGAGGTGCTCAGCCTGGCCCGGGAGCTGAGGACGTGCAGCCTGCGGGGCGCCCCGGCGCAGCCGCCTCCCCCGCAGCCCCGCCGCTGGAAGGCCTGCCCCAGGGAGCGGGCGGGCCAGGCGCGCTGAGAGCgcgcggggggtggggcgggggggcaggacttgcggccccagccccggccggcctgacttccagcctccaaccTTGGCCCTGCCCGCTTCGGTTCCCCTCTGGTCCCCCGGCCCTTGCCTCCCTGTGGTCTCTGTTGTTGTCTGCCCCGCGTCTCATCCCGGCTCAGGGTGACGCCCGATATGCCCTTGATTAGTGGAGGACAAAGGGGAGGAGAGCAGCAgaagttttcaaggttcacctCTCCCCCTCATCCGGAGTTTCTGAGCGCCCTCCATCGTGGAATTGCCCGTAAGCTTTACAACAGGTCTTCGCCCATAGAccaccctctccctcccaaaACAACCTCTCCAAAGAAGGGGGAAGAAGTTTCCAGAAATCCAGGAGGGTGGCCTTGGACCGTGGCCGGGTGGAAGCTGTGGTCCTGCCCTTAGCCAGTCCAGCCTTCCTCCCTGGGTTGGGACCAGTTCTGGGCAGGCATTCTTGTAGAGGAAGAACAGCGGCCCCGGAGACCTGAGGCCAGGTCCAACGTGGGAAGTGAGTCCACTGCCATACACACAAGGAAGAATTCCCAGGCCCTATGCCTGGCCTCTCCACCCCTTGGAGGATTTCTGGACTTCGCTGCTCTGCCTCTGAAGAAGACTGGGCTGGTCCTACCAACCCAAACGACAGGTTAGACCAGGTAGCAGCCCTTTGCACCAGGCAGCTGCCCAAGACTGTGCCCTGACACCTGGCACCCCCACAAGACTCCACCCACCCCACATCTCTGCAGACAGTTGTGTGGGGTTCCCCACTAGGTGCCTCCAACTAGGACCAAGATGGGGTCTCCAGAGGAGGTAAGGAGAACCTTTGGCAGGTGCTTGGGGACACTGACTACCCAGAAAGCCCCCTGAGTCGAGGCTTGTCAGAGCAGTTGGGTTCTCATAGCCGGCTGAGGAAGGGGAGTGTGTGCACCCAGCAGAAGGAGTGGGCCCCTACCCAGGTGTGTCTCAGCAAGGCCACAAAAAGCCCAAAGATCTTTGTGTCACCAACTGATCGTTGTAAATAAAGTGGACGTGCTTTTTCATCCCTGTCTCCACTCCTGTGTTTTGTTTGATGCCAGGCCTGCTGGGGACAAAAACACCATCAGAACTGTAAGGGACAGGAGAAGACCCTAGGAAAGGGCCCCCTTTAGCAGCTATAGCCAACCAGCAGGATTGGCGGGGAGGGGCTGTGGCCAGGAAGCTCTTCCCTTAATGTCAGGGAAGGAGACAGTAGCAGGTGTGACATCACATGTGCCAAGCCTTGGAGGAGTGTCAGCTGTCTGTCTCGGCCTCCCAGAATGTCTGTCTGCCTGGGCACTTAGAGGCAAGTGTCTCTGGGGCATTTGGCAGGGAGGGGGCATGGGGCTGGGGACTGCCCATCAGCCTCACCTCTTTGAGAAGTCCCCTGTGTATGTCAAAGCCTGTGGTATGTATACGGTGGCTCCCCAGGGATGAGGAAGGAGGCAGGTTGTAAAGGAGATGGGGTGGGCAACCCATTTCTCTTTCAGAGGAGCTACAGAAATCTGCCCAGACCTTTGTGACAGGGTGAGTCTTCAGCTTGGATATCTTCTTTATTCCTGTGCTGAGCTGGGCACTGATCCCAGACTTCTCCGGAGCCCAGACGAGTGGCCTCTGCAGTGGCCGGCAGTCAGGACTGTTCTGGTTCCTGGAGCTGCTGGAACAGAGGGTACTGCTGCCACTTCACCTGGCAGAGCCCAGGCAGGTCAGGGAGCTTCGAAGCGGGAGGCTGGAGGTGACTCCACATGTGGGAAGAGGGACGACAAGGACCCACCAGCCAGGACGCCCTGCACATTCATGGCTCCCCTCTGACGCATTGCCAGTGGTTTTGTTGGCGTTTCTCCTCCTTTACAAAAGGAGAAGAGGACGCGGGAAGACGTCAGACCTGGGAGACCACGATGCGCTGCGGGCGAGGCAGCCGCTGGTGTTTGAGGCAACCTCACCCAGAAGCAAGGTTGCAAGCGCACCGTCTGTAATCAGACTCGTGGCGCAGATGCTTACCTGGCTGGCGCCTGTCTTGGAACAGGCACTGAGCTAGACACTGGGGGTCTGGGGGTCTCTCCCTTGTGGCTCTTACAGTCTTAGGTGAGATGCACTTGATTAAAGGAGCAGTTGCTGCATAATAATTCACTGGCACGTTCCCAGCCTCAGCTCCTACTCCACTTGTTTCTGGCAACCTcccaaaacagacacacacagacacacagccacctcctccttccttccctccttcacaCACTACTCTCTATACCTGGGGTTAGAAGACCGAGAATGAGGGGACTCTGCCtcctaaccagctgtgtgacattgggcaactcactcagcctctctgagccttaccTTTACTATATTGACCTCATAGGCTAATTGTAAGAATGAAATAGAATCCTACCCCAAAACGCTTTGGTAAATAATAAAACACCCAGCACATATGCAGAATGTTTACCCACAGGGCCCTTCTCTTTAGATTAGGACTTCAGAGAGCTTCATCACCACCCaacgccgcccccccccccccccccgcagcagtGGTTACAAGTTGTCTTCCTGGCCCTACCTTCAATGTGTAGGGTGGAAGAAGGACCCAGGGCAACTTCCGTCTGTCAGTAGGTTGAGGATGACATAAGCCACAGCATAGCACCAACTGCCAGCAGGCTACAGAAGGGGATCGCTGGGGCTGCTCAGCCACAGGCCGCAGGCATCACTGCCACCAAGCGAGGACCACTCCCACTTTCACCTCTGCACTGACCTTGGCTTTCTCCCTGATCTTAGGCACGAGATGGAGACAAGCCCTGAGCCATTGGTCACGCTGTCTGGTGCCCCTGTATTCTCTCTCCTGCCCGCTACAggttcctcacctgtaaaatgaaaattgggTGGGTTGGACCAGTGGTTTCCAAATTGCATTCCTCTGACTCCCCAGTGGTCCCATGATGCTGCTGTGGGAAGTGATGGGGAGATGGGATGGGAAGGCCCCCCCAACCTGCTTTAACTGAAGCAGcttatctgttttctctttggggTTTCTGTGATTCCCTTTGAATAAGGGGATCCtcccaattttcctttttttcagttgAAATCACTGGAGCTCCCCTTCCAGTCCCGATGCTGCATGCATCCAAGGTCCGTTGGGCTGACGAGGCCTGAGAAGTAACGCTGGACGGTGTGTCTTCCGGGGACCTCTTGGGACTTATTTCCCACTCTCCTGATGCCCCTCCACAGAGGCTAGGCTGTGACAAACGTGGCTTGTGCCACAGCCCACAACTCCCAGGGTCAGGTCGCTGGCCTGCCCATTAATACAATCCTGACCCCCACTGCTCCTCTTCCGTACGGAGCCCTGTCCCCAGTTCCCCCAGACATGGCCGTGTGCTCCCACCTCCAGGCTGGTGCCTGTTCTCACTACAGGGAATGTCCTTTTTTGGctacacatttttaaatcctACCCTCTCTTCGAGGCCCAGCTCAAATCCCACCTCCTCCAAGCTTTCCCTAATGCATACCCCTCCTCCACTCCCGCCAGATCTGGGGGTGATCTCTACTTTCAAGCTGGCGCAGGACATGGTCCTCATCACATTACCCCTGGGATTGCTCTTTTTATGTGTGTCTCTCATAGAGATCCCTTTACTTCCCCGCCCCCTTCGGTACCTTGACCATGGCAGGGCAAGAGTCAGTGCTCAATACTGATTTGTTGAATGAGTGCATGAATGAGCCAGATGGAAGAGCCATCACGGTATAGGAAACCAAGTGGGTGGAGAAGCGTTCCTCCTGCCAAGCTTCTGCCTGGAGATGCTGAAGGAGAACTATATCCTCAGACGCCCCATTCAGATGGATGGCTATTCTTGGGAAGAAAATCAGCAGCCTGACATGAGGCCACGGGGGGAAACCAAAGCCACCGTTCCCAGGGTCTGCTCCACGCTCCAGAGCCTCAGGACTGCACCTTCTCGCTCTGTGGACTAGATTAGTGCCCCGCACAGGGCTGACATGCACAGTACAGGGCAGTTCCTCGTGGTGGCCAGCCACCCTCCAGGCATGCTGGCTGGCCAGCAGGGGGACCATGCAGACAGCTGCAGTCTCTAATTTAACACACAAGCGGTCGAACCCGGGTTTGGGCATCAGACACACATGAACGCCCGCCCCAGAGCTGCTGTATAACTTTGGGCAGGTTTCCGAAGGTTTCCAAGGCCTTGGTTTTCCATCTGTAGAAACAGCAGTAGATGAGTCTAGGTCTTATATGGTTGttaggaggaggagagaaggtgcTGCCTTTGGGTAATTTATTTATCATAGCGCCCAACGAACTCAGTAAGCAGTAGCTGCTGCTTTGTTTATTATTACCATTCTGGCTGACACTGCTAACTGACAGTGCTGCGATGAGATCAGGTGTCTGGTCTCTGAGACACTAAACATGTCACTTGCTCACACCCCAGGGTGGCTCTCCGCCTAAAGTCCCATCATgtctaaatcatggaaggagatTTAACTACAGCTAGTCTCATTTCTGTCTCATTTCTGTCTCTCGTTGTGCAACCAACATAAGCCTGATCACCTTCACTCCAGATTAGACCTAATATCTTCTGCTTTTTTTgaatatccttttcttttttgccttagCACCCGGCACAATGGCAGGGACACAGCAAAGCATGCtgaggtgaatgaatgaatgcatgaatgcatgaatgaatgaatgaataaatgaatgggtggATAAGTGAATGATTAGCTGCTGCAGGCAGTGGTGCTGACTCGTAGCCTTTCCAGCCAAGGTCTTCGGAAAGCTGGGAGGTCATTCCTTTGTGAGTGCTGGCTCAGCTtaccctccccccatccctgtTTGTCCTTGGCCAAAAGCTACAAAGACAGAGACGAGGAGGATGCTGCTGACTTCAGGAGAACAC
It encodes:
- the FAM43B gene encoding protein FAM43B — protein: MLPWRRNKFVLVEDEAKCKAKSLSPGLAYTSLLSSFLRSCPDLLPDWPLERLGRVFRSRRQKVELNKEDPTYTVWYLGNAVTLHAKGDGCTDDAVGKIWARCGPGGGTKMKLTLGPHGIRMQPCERGTSGGSGGSGGRRPAHAYLLPRITYCTADGRHPRVFAWVYRHQARHKAVVLRCHAVLLARAHKARALARLLRQTALAAFSDFKRLQRQSDARHVRQQHLRAGGAAASVPRAPLRRLLNAKCAYRPPPAERGRGAPRLSSIQEEDEEEDADAEERERPEVLSLARELRTCSLRGAPAQPPPPQPRRWKACPRERAGQAR